The proteins below are encoded in one region of Mangifera indica cultivar Alphonso chromosome 7, CATAS_Mindica_2.1, whole genome shotgun sequence:
- the LOC123220190 gene encoding glucose-1-phosphate adenylyltransferase large subunit 1, chloroplastic isoform X3, translating into MALPANYRFSLSAAGGAMALLGSSHWRVLKFCNGELIGNKFNMRKLHNGVCGKILKKRVCMSLTADVAGETKLRDLDMEKRDPRTVVAVILGGGAGTRLFPLTKRRAKPAVPIGGAYRLIDVPMSNCINSGINKVYILTQFNSASLNRHLARAYNFGNGVNFGDGYVEVLAATQTPGEAGKRWFQGTADAVRQFHWLFEDARNRDIEDVLILSGDHLYRMDYMDFVQNHRQSGADISISCLPMDDSRASDFGLMKIDNKGRVLSFSEKPKGADLKAMAVDTTVLGLSKTEAEKKPYIASMGVYIFKKEILLNLLRWRFPTANDFGSEIIPASAREIYLKAFLFNDYWEDIGTIRSFFKANLALTEHPPRFSFYDAAKPMYTSRRNLPPTKIDNSKDTVMLGADFYETDLEKASLLAEGGVPIGIGENTRIKDCIIDKNARIGKNVVIANSEGIQEADRSSEGFYIRSGVTIILKNSIIKDGFVI; encoded by the exons ATGGCATTGCCGGCTAATTACCGGTTTTCCCTCTCAGCCGCTGGGGGTGCCATGGCCTTGCTGGGGAGCAGTCACTGGAGGGTTCTGAAGTTTTGCAATGGAGAGTTGATAGGCAACAAATTTAACATGAGAAAACTACATAATGGAGTTTGTGGGAAGATTCTTAAGAAACGTGTTTGCATGTCTCTTACTGCAGACGTAGCAGGCGAGACCAAG TTGAGAGACTTAGATATGGAGAAGAGAGATCCACGTACCGTTGTGGCAGTAATTCTGGGAGGAGGAGCTGGTACTCGTCTCTTTCCTCTCACCAAGCGTCGTGCCAAGCCTGCT GTTCCCATTGGTGGTGCATACAGGCTCATTGATGTGCCAATGAGTAACTGCATAAATAGTGGAATCAACAAAGTCTACATTCTCACGCAATTCAACTCAGCATCACTCAACAGGCATCTCGCCCGTGCTTACAACTTCGGCAATGGGGTCAACTTTGGAGATGGTTATGTTGAG GTTCTAGCAGCCACTCAAACTCCTGGGGAAGCTGGAAAACGGTGGTTCCAGGGCACTGCAGATGCTGTAAGGCAGTTTCACTGGCTTTTTGAG GATGCAAGAAATAGGGACATTGAAGATGTCCTGATACTATCTGGAGATCATCTGTATAGAATGGACTACATGGACTTTGTTCAG AATCATCGGCAGAGTGGAGCGGACATTAGTATTTCTTGTTTGCCGATGGATGACAG TCGTGCCTCAGATTTTGGTCTAATGAAAATTGACAACAAAGGAAGGGTTCTTTCATTCAGTGAAAAGCCTAAAGGAGCCGACCTGAAAGCAATG GCAGTAGATACGACAGTTTTGGGACTCTCAAAAACAGAGGCTGAAAAGAAACCCTACATTGCTTCAATGGGAGTGTATATCTTCAAGAAAGAGATACTTCTTAATCTTTTGAG ATGGCGTTTTCCAACAGCAAATGACTTTGGATCAGAAATAATACCAGCCTCAGCTAGAGAAATATACTTGAAG GCTTTTCTGTTCAATGATTATTGGGAAGACATTGGGACTATCAGATCCTTCTTCAAGGCAAACCTTGCTCTCACTGAGCAT CCACCAAGGTTTAGTTTCTACGATGCAGCAAAGCCAATGTATACATCCAGAAGAAACTTACCACCAACAAAGATCGACAATAGCAAG GATACTGTGATGCTTGGTGCTGACTTTTATGAAACAGACTTAGAAAAAGCATCACTACTTGCTGAGGGAGGAGTTCCTATTGGAATTGGAGAGAATACAAGAATAAA AGACTGCATCATTGACAAAAATGCCAGAATAGGGAAGAACGTTGTTATTGCAAATTCAGAG GGCATCCAAGAGGCTGATAGATCTTCAGAAGGATTCTACATCCGCTCCGGGGTTACCATCATATTGAAAaactcaataataaaagatggatttgtaatataa
- the LOC123220190 gene encoding glucose-1-phosphate adenylyltransferase large subunit 3, chloroplastic/amyloplastic isoform X1, with amino-acid sequence MALPANYRFSLSAAGGAMALLGSSHWRVLKFCNGELIGNKFNMRKLHNGVCGKILKKRVCMSLTADVAGETKLRDLDMEKRDPRTVVAVILGGGAGTRLFPLTKRRAKPAVPIGGAYRLIDVPMSNCINSGINKVYILTQFNSASLNRHLARAYNFGNGVNFGDGYVEVLAATQTPGEAGKRWFQGTADAVRQFHWLFEDARNRDIEDVLILSGDHLYRMDYMDFVQNHRQSGADISISCLPMDDSRASDFGLMKIDNKGRVLSFSEKPKGADLKAMAVDTTVLGLSKTEAEKKPYIASMGVYIFKKEILLNLLRWRFPTANDFGSEIIPASAREIYLKAFLFNDYWEDIGTIRSFFKANLALTEHPPRFSFYDAAKPMYTSRRNLPPTKIDNSKIVDSIISHGSFLNSCFIEHSVVGIRSRINPNVHLKDTVMLGADFYETDLEKASLLAEGGVPIGIGENTRIKDCIIDKNARIGKNVVIANSEGIQEADRSSEGFYIRSGVTIILKNSIIKDGFVI; translated from the exons ATGGCATTGCCGGCTAATTACCGGTTTTCCCTCTCAGCCGCTGGGGGTGCCATGGCCTTGCTGGGGAGCAGTCACTGGAGGGTTCTGAAGTTTTGCAATGGAGAGTTGATAGGCAACAAATTTAACATGAGAAAACTACATAATGGAGTTTGTGGGAAGATTCTTAAGAAACGTGTTTGCATGTCTCTTACTGCAGACGTAGCAGGCGAGACCAAG TTGAGAGACTTAGATATGGAGAAGAGAGATCCACGTACCGTTGTGGCAGTAATTCTGGGAGGAGGAGCTGGTACTCGTCTCTTTCCTCTCACCAAGCGTCGTGCCAAGCCTGCT GTTCCCATTGGTGGTGCATACAGGCTCATTGATGTGCCAATGAGTAACTGCATAAATAGTGGAATCAACAAAGTCTACATTCTCACGCAATTCAACTCAGCATCACTCAACAGGCATCTCGCCCGTGCTTACAACTTCGGCAATGGGGTCAACTTTGGAGATGGTTATGTTGAG GTTCTAGCAGCCACTCAAACTCCTGGGGAAGCTGGAAAACGGTGGTTCCAGGGCACTGCAGATGCTGTAAGGCAGTTTCACTGGCTTTTTGAG GATGCAAGAAATAGGGACATTGAAGATGTCCTGATACTATCTGGAGATCATCTGTATAGAATGGACTACATGGACTTTGTTCAG AATCATCGGCAGAGTGGAGCGGACATTAGTATTTCTTGTTTGCCGATGGATGACAG TCGTGCCTCAGATTTTGGTCTAATGAAAATTGACAACAAAGGAAGGGTTCTTTCATTCAGTGAAAAGCCTAAAGGAGCCGACCTGAAAGCAATG GCAGTAGATACGACAGTTTTGGGACTCTCAAAAACAGAGGCTGAAAAGAAACCCTACATTGCTTCAATGGGAGTGTATATCTTCAAGAAAGAGATACTTCTTAATCTTTTGAG ATGGCGTTTTCCAACAGCAAATGACTTTGGATCAGAAATAATACCAGCCTCAGCTAGAGAAATATACTTGAAG GCTTTTCTGTTCAATGATTATTGGGAAGACATTGGGACTATCAGATCCTTCTTCAAGGCAAACCTTGCTCTCACTGAGCAT CCACCAAGGTTTAGTTTCTACGATGCAGCAAAGCCAATGTATACATCCAGAAGAAACTTACCACCAACAAAGATCGACAATAGCAAG ATTGTTGATTCAATTATCTCACATGGAAGTTTCTTAAATAGCTGTTTCATAGAACACAGTGTAGTGGGTATCAGATCTCGGATAAATCCAAACGTTCACTTAAAG GATACTGTGATGCTTGGTGCTGACTTTTATGAAACAGACTTAGAAAAAGCATCACTACTTGCTGAGGGAGGAGTTCCTATTGGAATTGGAGAGAATACAAGAATAAA AGACTGCATCATTGACAAAAATGCCAGAATAGGGAAGAACGTTGTTATTGCAAATTCAGAG GGCATCCAAGAGGCTGATAGATCTTCAGAAGGATTCTACATCCGCTCCGGGGTTACCATCATATTGAAAaactcaataataaaagatggatttgtaatataa
- the LOC123220190 gene encoding glucose-1-phosphate adenylyltransferase large subunit 1, chloroplastic isoform X2, with protein sequence MALPANYRFSLSAAGGAMALLGSSHWRVLKFCNGELIGNKFNMRKLHNGVCGKILKKRVCMSLTADVAGETKLRDLDMEKRDPRTVVAVILGGGAGTRLFPLTKRRAKPAVPIGGAYRLIDVPMSNCINSGINKVYILTQFNSASLNRHLARAYNFGNGVNFGDGYVEVLAATQTPGEAGKRWFQGTADAVRQFHWLFEDARNRDIEDVLILSGDHLYRMDYMDFVQNHRQSGADISISCLPMDDSRASDFGLMKIDNKGRVLSFSEKPKGADLKAMAVDTTVLGLSKTEAEKKPYIASMGVYIFKKEILLNLLRWRFPTANDFGSEIIPASAREIYLKAFLFNDYWEDIGTIRSFFKANLALTEHPPRFSFYDAAKPMYTSRRNLPPTKIDNSKIVDSIISHGSFLNSCFIEHSVVGIRSRINPNVHLKDTVMLGADFYETDLEKASLLAEGGVPIGIGENTRIKDCIIDKNARIGKNVVIANSEVCGG encoded by the exons ATGGCATTGCCGGCTAATTACCGGTTTTCCCTCTCAGCCGCTGGGGGTGCCATGGCCTTGCTGGGGAGCAGTCACTGGAGGGTTCTGAAGTTTTGCAATGGAGAGTTGATAGGCAACAAATTTAACATGAGAAAACTACATAATGGAGTTTGTGGGAAGATTCTTAAGAAACGTGTTTGCATGTCTCTTACTGCAGACGTAGCAGGCGAGACCAAG TTGAGAGACTTAGATATGGAGAAGAGAGATCCACGTACCGTTGTGGCAGTAATTCTGGGAGGAGGAGCTGGTACTCGTCTCTTTCCTCTCACCAAGCGTCGTGCCAAGCCTGCT GTTCCCATTGGTGGTGCATACAGGCTCATTGATGTGCCAATGAGTAACTGCATAAATAGTGGAATCAACAAAGTCTACATTCTCACGCAATTCAACTCAGCATCACTCAACAGGCATCTCGCCCGTGCTTACAACTTCGGCAATGGGGTCAACTTTGGAGATGGTTATGTTGAG GTTCTAGCAGCCACTCAAACTCCTGGGGAAGCTGGAAAACGGTGGTTCCAGGGCACTGCAGATGCTGTAAGGCAGTTTCACTGGCTTTTTGAG GATGCAAGAAATAGGGACATTGAAGATGTCCTGATACTATCTGGAGATCATCTGTATAGAATGGACTACATGGACTTTGTTCAG AATCATCGGCAGAGTGGAGCGGACATTAGTATTTCTTGTTTGCCGATGGATGACAG TCGTGCCTCAGATTTTGGTCTAATGAAAATTGACAACAAAGGAAGGGTTCTTTCATTCAGTGAAAAGCCTAAAGGAGCCGACCTGAAAGCAATG GCAGTAGATACGACAGTTTTGGGACTCTCAAAAACAGAGGCTGAAAAGAAACCCTACATTGCTTCAATGGGAGTGTATATCTTCAAGAAAGAGATACTTCTTAATCTTTTGAG ATGGCGTTTTCCAACAGCAAATGACTTTGGATCAGAAATAATACCAGCCTCAGCTAGAGAAATATACTTGAAG GCTTTTCTGTTCAATGATTATTGGGAAGACATTGGGACTATCAGATCCTTCTTCAAGGCAAACCTTGCTCTCACTGAGCAT CCACCAAGGTTTAGTTTCTACGATGCAGCAAAGCCAATGTATACATCCAGAAGAAACTTACCACCAACAAAGATCGACAATAGCAAG ATTGTTGATTCAATTATCTCACATGGAAGTTTCTTAAATAGCTGTTTCATAGAACACAGTGTAGTGGGTATCAGATCTCGGATAAATCCAAACGTTCACTTAAAG GATACTGTGATGCTTGGTGCTGACTTTTATGAAACAGACTTAGAAAAAGCATCACTACTTGCTGAGGGAGGAGTTCCTATTGGAATTGGAGAGAATACAAGAATAAA AGACTGCATCATTGACAAAAATGCCAGAATAGGGAAGAACGTTGTTATTGCAAATTCAGAGGTATGTGGTGGGTAG